A genomic region of Streptosporangium lutulentum contains the following coding sequences:
- a CDS encoding ATP-dependent DNA ligase: MLLIDLARTSAAVAASSARLAKITHLAELLGRIEPDEAEIAIAYLSGELPQRNIGVGLAGLQDPPEPRLAATATLRQVNDLLSRIKAQAGPGSQTARRALIVELFGALTRQEQMFLSRLLRGELRQGALDGVMIEAIAKAAGLPSAEVRRALTLRGWLPAVGAAALSDGIAALHAFHLEVGRPVSPMLAQSTTSIPAALSKLGGPVAIEWKLDGVRVQAHRSGDEVSVFTRTLDDITAQVPELVEAVGALPSRDLVLDGEVIALRPDGRPEPFQVTSGRVSSRIDVSTVRGKVPLSVFFFDALRVDGADLLDLPGEVRHVALTGAVPAELVIPRMVTDDVTAGEAFFKDAIRSGHEGVVVKSLQTPYAAGRRGAGWIKVKPRHTLDLVVLAAEWGHGRREGKLSNLHLGARDPATGGFVMLGKTFKGLTDELLAWQTERFLGLAEGPTDGWTVAVRPELVVEIAFDGVQQSSRYPGGMALRFARVIRYRPDKNADQADTVEMVRALLL, translated from the coding sequence GTGTTGTTGATCGACCTTGCGCGCACCTCGGCGGCCGTGGCCGCCAGCTCCGCCCGGCTGGCGAAGATCACCCACCTCGCGGAGCTGCTCGGCCGGATCGAGCCGGACGAGGCGGAGATCGCCATCGCCTACCTCTCCGGCGAGCTGCCGCAGCGCAACATCGGCGTGGGTTTGGCCGGCCTGCAGGATCCGCCTGAGCCCCGGCTGGCGGCTACCGCCACCCTGCGTCAGGTCAACGACCTCCTGAGCCGTATCAAGGCCCAGGCCGGTCCGGGCTCCCAGACCGCGCGAAGGGCCCTGATCGTCGAGCTGTTCGGCGCCCTGACCCGCCAGGAGCAGATGTTCCTGTCCCGGCTGCTCCGCGGCGAGCTGCGACAGGGAGCGCTGGACGGCGTGATGATCGAAGCCATCGCGAAGGCCGCCGGACTTCCCTCCGCCGAGGTCCGGCGAGCGCTGACCCTCCGCGGCTGGCTGCCCGCTGTCGGCGCCGCCGCCCTGAGCGACGGGATCGCGGCGCTGCATGCCTTCCACCTGGAGGTCGGCCGTCCGGTGTCGCCGATGCTGGCGCAGAGCACCACCTCCATCCCCGCCGCGCTGAGCAAGCTCGGCGGGCCGGTCGCGATCGAGTGGAAGCTCGACGGCGTCCGCGTCCAGGCCCACCGCTCCGGCGACGAGGTGTCCGTCTTCACCCGGACCCTCGACGACATCACCGCACAGGTGCCCGAGCTGGTCGAGGCGGTCGGCGCCCTGCCCTCCCGGGATCTCGTCCTTGACGGCGAGGTCATCGCGCTGCGTCCGGACGGGCGCCCCGAGCCCTTCCAGGTCACCTCCGGCCGCGTGTCCAGCCGCATCGACGTGTCAACCGTACGGGGCAAGGTCCCGCTGAGCGTGTTCTTCTTCGACGCGTTGCGGGTGGACGGCGCGGATCTGCTCGACCTGCCGGGCGAGGTTCGTCACGTGGCCCTGACCGGGGCCGTGCCCGCGGAGCTGGTGATCCCCCGGATGGTCACCGACGACGTCACGGCGGGCGAGGCGTTCTTCAAGGACGCGATCAGGAGCGGCCACGAGGGTGTGGTGGTCAAGTCCCTGCAGACCCCCTACGCCGCCGGCCGCCGTGGAGCGGGCTGGATCAAGGTGAAGCCCCGGCACACGCTCGACCTGGTCGTCCTGGCCGCGGAATGGGGCCACGGCCGCCGGGAGGGAAAACTCTCCAACCTGCACCTGGGCGCCCGGGATCCGGCCACCGGCGGCTTCGTCATGCTTGGCAAGACCTTCAAGGGTTTGACCGACGAACTGCTGGCCTGGCAGACCGAACGCTTCCTCGGGCTCGCCGAGGGCCCCACCGACGGCTGGACGGTCGCCGTCCGCCCCGAGCTCGTCGTTGAGATCGCCTTCGACGGGGTCCAGCAGTCCAGCCGCTATCCCGGCGGCATGGCACTGCGTTTCGCCAGGGTCATCCGTTACCGCCCGGACAAGAACGCGGATCAGGCCGACACCGTCGAGATGGTGCGCGCACTTCTGCTCTGA
- a CDS encoding FKBP-type peptidyl-prolyl cis-trans isomerase, giving the protein MELEKPEIDFPEGNPPKDLQIVDIVEGDGPEAKPGHQVSVHYVGVAFSTGEEFDSSWNRGDAFQFPLGGGRVIAGWDQGVAGMKVGGRRRLTIPAHLGYGNRGAGAAIKPGETLIFVVDLLNVS; this is encoded by the coding sequence GTGGAACTGGAGAAGCCGGAGATCGACTTCCCGGAGGGCAACCCTCCCAAGGATCTGCAGATCGTCGACATCGTCGAAGGAGACGGGCCGGAGGCCAAGCCGGGTCACCAGGTCAGCGTGCACTACGTCGGCGTGGCCTTCTCCACCGGCGAGGAGTTCGACTCGTCATGGAACCGCGGCGACGCCTTCCAGTTCCCGCTGGGCGGCGGCCGGGTCATCGCGGGCTGGGACCAGGGCGTCGCGGGCATGAAGGTCGGCGGACGCCGCCGCCTCACCATCCCGGCCCACCTCGGTTACGGCAACCGCGGCGCGGGTGCCGCCATCAAGCCGGGCGAGACCCTCATCTTCGTCGTTGACCTGCTCAACGTGAGCTGA
- a CDS encoding SDR family NAD(P)-dependent oxidoreductase — MRKPYTPEEILLTGKVAVVTGAARGLGRAIAETLREFGAELALCDRETIEGFDTLTLTVDVRDPAALEVFAQAVRERFGRVDLLVNNAGGTFHAAFAETSPRGEETLIAENFTQVTAMIRRFLPLMSPGASIVNLTSSEACQAAPGFAVYAAMKAAVESLTRSLALELAPRGIRVNAIAPDALPTGGEEGVRVRMLEDPLPFEPVRLPPLGYLGDPAEAGAATVFLASEMAGFITGTTLHVDGGIHAAGGWRRVEP; from the coding sequence ATGCGCAAGCCGTACACCCCGGAGGAGATCCTCCTCACGGGGAAGGTCGCCGTCGTCACGGGGGCCGCGCGAGGGCTGGGACGGGCGATCGCGGAGACCCTGCGGGAGTTCGGCGCCGAGCTGGCGTTGTGTGACAGGGAGACGATCGAGGGGTTCGACACCCTCACCCTGACCGTCGACGTGCGGGATCCGGCGGCGCTGGAGGTGTTCGCCCAGGCGGTGCGCGAGCGGTTCGGGCGGGTCGACCTGCTGGTCAACAATGCCGGCGGGACCTTTCACGCGGCATTCGCCGAAACCTCGCCCCGAGGCGAGGAAACGCTGATAGCGGAGAATTTCACTCAGGTCACCGCCATGATCCGGCGATTTCTGCCGCTGATGTCCCCGGGCGCGTCGATCGTCAACCTGACCTCCAGCGAGGCGTGCCAGGCGGCACCCGGATTCGCGGTCTACGCGGCGATGAAGGCGGCCGTGGAAAGTCTGACCCGTTCACTCGCGCTGGAGCTGGCCCCGCGCGGGATCCGGGTGAACGCCATCGCGCCCGACGCGCTGCCCACGGGCGGCGAGGAGGGCGTGCGGGTGCGCATGCTGGAGGATCCGCTGCCCTTCGAGCCGGTACGGCTCCCGCCGCTCGGCTACCTCGGAGATCCCGCCGAGGCCGGGGCCGCGACGGTGTTCCTGGCGAGTGAGATGGCTGGATTCATCACCGGGACCACCTTGCACGTGGACGGTGGCATCCACGCCGCAGGTGGCTGGCGACGCGTGGAGCCCTGA
- a CDS encoding ABC transporter substrate-binding protein has product MRKLRHRFLVPMVAVSALALGLTACGSGGDAPASGGAASQPAEKIKLTVGLFSDFHYAPLYEEFKKTHPNVEIVERRAQFNDHHTNLITQLTTGAGAADVVAIEGGYIAAFTPVPDKFYNLKDYGLDKRESEYLDWKWKLGVSNDGSSLIGLGTDVGGLAMCYRPDLFGKAGLPTNRDEVSALWPTWDAYIETGKKFVAAKVEGAKFTDGPGEHFRAMVEQAPVGFYDAQYNIVAATNPEVRKAFDMGVKMISDGLSANLAAFSPPWNTGIAKGTFATMVCPAWKTGTIKDQKPGEGTWDIAAVPGGGGNQGGTHLALPKQGKHPKEAAELINLLTSKESQVTLFTEASALPSLPALYDDPAVKDYVNPYFGNAPIGKIFTDAAKALKPQPVGPKAGDVLQAIGNGLQRVDQGKQNAEEAWAQALKDVSRIK; this is encoded by the coding sequence ATGCGTAAGTTACGCCACCGGTTCCTCGTCCCGATGGTCGCCGTTTCCGCCTTGGCCCTGGGTCTCACCGCCTGTGGCAGCGGCGGTGACGCCCCCGCGAGCGGCGGGGCGGCCTCCCAGCCGGCAGAGAAGATCAAGCTGACCGTCGGGCTCTTCAGCGACTTCCACTACGCGCCGCTGTACGAGGAGTTCAAGAAGACCCATCCCAACGTGGAGATCGTGGAGCGCCGTGCGCAGTTCAACGACCACCACACCAACCTCATCACGCAGCTGACCACCGGCGCGGGGGCCGCGGACGTGGTCGCCATCGAGGGCGGCTACATCGCCGCGTTCACGCCCGTGCCCGACAAGTTCTACAACCTCAAGGACTACGGACTGGACAAGCGCGAGAGCGAATACCTCGACTGGAAGTGGAAGCTGGGCGTCTCCAACGACGGCTCCTCGCTCATCGGTCTCGGCACCGACGTCGGCGGCCTGGCCATGTGCTACCGCCCCGACCTGTTCGGGAAGGCCGGCCTGCCCACCAACCGTGACGAGGTCTCGGCGCTCTGGCCGACGTGGGACGCCTACATCGAGACGGGCAAGAAGTTCGTCGCGGCCAAGGTCGAGGGCGCCAAGTTCACCGACGGCCCCGGTGAGCACTTCCGCGCCATGGTCGAGCAGGCCCCGGTCGGGTTCTACGACGCCCAGTACAACATCGTCGCCGCCACCAACCCCGAGGTGCGCAAGGCGTTCGACATGGGCGTGAAGATGATCAGCGACGGTCTCTCGGCCAACCTCGCCGCCTTCTCGCCGCCGTGGAACACCGGAATCGCCAAGGGTACCTTCGCCACCATGGTCTGCCCGGCCTGGAAGACCGGCACGATCAAGGACCAGAAGCCCGGTGAGGGCACCTGGGACATCGCCGCGGTGCCCGGCGGCGGCGGCAACCAGGGCGGCACCCACCTGGCGCTGCCCAAGCAGGGCAAGCACCCCAAGGAGGCCGCCGAGCTGATCAACCTGCTGACCAGCAAGGAGAGCCAGGTCACGCTCTTCACGGAGGCCAGCGCGCTGCCCTCGCTGCCCGCCCTGTACGACGACCCCGCGGTGAAGGACTACGTCAACCCGTACTTCGGCAACGCGCCGATCGGCAAGATCTTCACCGACGCCGCCAAGGCGCTCAAGCCGCAGCCCGTCGGTCCCAAGGCCGGCGACGTCCTGCAGGCGATCGGCAACGGTCTCCAGCGGGTCGACCAGGGCAAGCAGAACGCGGAGGAAGCCTGGGCGCAGGCGCTCAAGGACGTCAGCAGGATCAAGTAG
- a CDS encoding carbohydrate ABC transporter permease, with protein MATRAPERLAAVPPNRPVRHRRLRRHLVHQLDVKGSPYAYVAPFFLLFSAFGLFPLAYTAWVSLHEWTLLRDEQTFIGLENFRTLLADDYFWNATFNTLSIGVLSTAPQLLLAIWLAHLLNRPLRAQTFFRVTLLLPNVTSVVAVVVIFSQLFGRDFGMINWVMSLFGVEGVAWNEGVLSSHAAISTMIMWRWTGYNALIFLAAMQAVPRELYEAATIDGASGFTQLRKITIPMIRPTIVFVVITSTIGAMQILAEPLLFGSYLITGGVDRQYQTLSLFIYENFTKLDFGYASAISWMMFVFIVLVAGVNYLITRRGKGGLT; from the coding sequence ATGGCGACTCGGGCACCCGAACGCCTGGCGGCGGTTCCGCCGAACAGGCCGGTGCGACATCGCCGCCTCCGCCGCCACCTGGTCCACCAGCTCGACGTCAAGGGCTCGCCGTACGCCTACGTGGCCCCGTTCTTCCTGCTCTTCTCCGCCTTCGGGCTGTTCCCCCTGGCCTACACCGCCTGGGTGAGCCTGCACGAGTGGACGCTGCTCCGGGACGAGCAGACCTTCATCGGCCTGGAGAACTTCAGGACCCTGCTCGCCGACGACTACTTCTGGAACGCCACCTTCAACACCCTGTCCATCGGGGTGCTGTCCACCGCCCCGCAGTTGCTGCTGGCCATCTGGCTGGCCCACCTGCTCAACCGGCCGCTGCGGGCGCAGACCTTCTTCCGCGTCACGCTGCTGCTGCCCAACGTGACCAGTGTGGTCGCGGTGGTGGTCATCTTCAGTCAGCTGTTCGGCCGGGACTTCGGCATGATCAACTGGGTGATGTCGCTGTTCGGGGTCGAGGGCGTCGCCTGGAACGAGGGGGTGCTGAGCTCCCACGCCGCCATCTCCACCATGATCATGTGGCGGTGGACGGGATACAACGCCCTGATCTTCCTGGCGGCCATGCAGGCCGTGCCGCGCGAGCTGTACGAGGCGGCCACCATCGACGGCGCGAGCGGGTTCACCCAGCTCCGTAAGATCACCATTCCGATGATCAGGCCCACGATCGTCTTCGTCGTCATCACCTCGACGATCGGCGCCATGCAGATCCTCGCGGAGCCGCTGCTGTTCGGCTCCTACCTCATCACCGGCGGGGTGGACCGGCAGTACCAGACGCTCTCGCTGTTCATCTACGAGAACTTCACCAAGCTCGACTTCGGCTACGCCTCGGCCATCTCCTGGATGATGTTCGTCTTCATCGTCCTGGTCGCCGGCGTCAACTACCTGATCACCCGTCGTGGGAAGGGAGGGCTGACGTGA
- a CDS encoding carbohydrate ABC transporter permease, translated as MSAPAAPRSSKRPRPALNGSTARRSELARRLTYLTLTAVAFFSMLPLYYSIVVASRDNAALADVPPPLVPGGNFFANVARVFDTVPFAMAMVNSVLVSGSVAIAVMFFSTLAGFAFAKLRFRGRNALLLLTVATMMVPTQLGIIPLYMLMVKLEWTGSMYALIVPALVNAFGVFFMTQYLSRALPTELLEAGRVDGCTTWGLFWHVVLPAARPAAAVLGMLTFMSVWNDYFWPLVVLTPEDPTVQVALSTLASGYVNDYVLGLAGTTLGTLPLVLVFALLGKQIIGGIMQGAVKG; from the coding sequence GTGAGCGCCCCCGCCGCCCCGAGGTCCTCCAAACGCCCGCGTCCCGCCCTCAACGGCTCCACGGCCCGGCGCTCCGAGCTCGCCCGCAGGCTCACCTACCTCACGCTGACCGCGGTGGCGTTCTTCTCGATGCTGCCGCTCTACTACAGCATCGTGGTGGCCTCCCGCGACAACGCGGCACTGGCGGACGTCCCGCCGCCGCTGGTGCCCGGCGGCAACTTCTTCGCCAACGTCGCCCGCGTCTTCGACACGGTCCCGTTCGCCATGGCGATGGTCAACTCCGTCCTGGTCTCCGGCTCCGTCGCGATCGCGGTGATGTTCTTCTCGACGCTGGCCGGGTTCGCCTTCGCCAAGCTGCGCTTCCGCGGTCGCAACGCCCTGCTCCTGCTCACCGTCGCGACCATGATGGTGCCGACCCAGCTCGGCATCATCCCGCTCTACATGCTGATGGTGAAGCTGGAGTGGACCGGCAGCATGTACGCGCTGATCGTGCCCGCGCTCGTCAACGCGTTCGGCGTGTTCTTCATGACCCAGTACCTCTCCCGGGCGCTGCCGACCGAGTTGCTGGAGGCCGGCCGGGTCGACGGCTGCACCACCTGGGGTCTGTTCTGGCACGTCGTGCTCCCGGCCGCCCGCCCGGCGGCGGCCGTGCTCGGCATGCTCACCTTCATGTCGGTCTGGAACGACTACTTCTGGCCACTGGTCGTCCTGACCCCGGAGGACCCGACGGTGCAGGTCGCCCTGTCCACCCTGGCCAGCGGATACGTCAACGACTACGTACTGGGCCTGGCGGGCACCACCCTCGGCACCCTGCCGCTGGTCCTGGTGTTCGCTCTTCTCGGCAAACAGATCATCGGAGGAATCATGCAAGGAGCTGTAAAGGGATGA
- a CDS encoding GH1 family beta-glucosidase codes for MTVVSTRGATLTQGRADFPVGFVWGAATASYQIEGAAHEDGRGPSIWDTFSGTPGKVIGGDTGDVACDHYFRYADDVRLMSDLDLAAYRFSVAWPRIQPDGTGPANTRGLDFYSRLVDRLLEAGITPYVTLYHWDLPQALEDAGGWPERDTAYRFADYARIVHARLGDRVQHWTTLNEPWVAAFLGYGNGVHAPGRREPAAAFRAAHHLLLGHGLAARAIREAGAEEIGLALNLSPVITPAQVGDPAAVPSLQDAEAVGRIDTLLTRHFLDPALRGEYPVELLAMIERNGGLAHIRDGDLEIINQPIDVIGINYYNPCVVESGPGQAADAAWPGSEDIRFCPVDDVPATAMGWPIVPNGLSRLLVRLADDYPEVGLVITENGAAFEDVVEGDRVHDTGRTGYLDGHLRAVHAAIADGADVRGYLVWSLLDNFEWAYGYGRRFGIVHVDFDTQRRLFKDSALWYREVIKQNGLRGN; via the coding sequence ATGACCGTCGTCAGCACACGGGGGGCCACCCTTACGCAGGGGCGTGCGGACTTCCCCGTCGGTTTCGTCTGGGGCGCCGCCACCGCCTCCTACCAGATCGAGGGCGCGGCCCATGAGGACGGCCGCGGGCCCTCGATCTGGGACACCTTCTCCGGCACGCCGGGCAAGGTCATCGGGGGAGACACCGGTGACGTGGCCTGTGACCACTACTTCCGCTATGCCGACGACGTCCGGCTGATGAGCGACCTGGACCTGGCGGCCTACCGGTTCTCCGTCGCCTGGCCCAGGATCCAGCCGGACGGCACCGGTCCGGCCAACACCCGCGGCCTGGACTTCTACAGCCGCCTGGTCGACAGGCTGCTGGAAGCGGGGATAACGCCCTACGTCACCCTCTACCACTGGGACCTGCCCCAGGCACTGGAGGACGCGGGCGGCTGGCCCGAGCGCGACACCGCCTACCGGTTCGCCGACTACGCGCGAATCGTGCACGCGCGCCTGGGAGACCGCGTCCAGCACTGGACCACGCTCAACGAACCGTGGGTGGCGGCCTTTCTCGGCTACGGCAACGGGGTGCACGCGCCGGGCAGGAGGGAGCCCGCGGCGGCCTTCCGCGCGGCCCACCATCTGCTGCTGGGGCACGGGCTGGCGGCGCGGGCGATACGCGAGGCGGGGGCCGAGGAGATCGGACTGGCCCTCAACCTCTCACCGGTGATCACTCCCGCGCAGGTGGGCGACCCCGCGGCCGTCCCGTCGCTCCAGGACGCCGAGGCGGTCGGCCGGATCGACACGCTGCTCACCCGGCACTTCCTCGACCCCGCGCTGCGCGGGGAGTATCCCGTGGAACTGCTCGCGATGATCGAGCGCAACGGAGGTCTGGCCCACATCCGGGACGGTGATCTGGAGATCATCAATCAGCCGATCGACGTGATCGGCATCAACTACTACAACCCGTGCGTGGTCGAGTCGGGGCCGGGCCAGGCCGCCGACGCGGCGTGGCCCGGCAGCGAGGACATCCGGTTCTGCCCGGTCGACGACGTGCCGGCCACCGCGATGGGCTGGCCGATCGTGCCGAACGGGCTCTCCCGCCTGCTGGTACGGCTGGCCGACGACTACCCGGAGGTCGGCCTGGTCATCACCGAGAACGGCGCGGCCTTCGAGGACGTCGTGGAGGGCGACCGCGTCCACGACACCGGCAGGACCGGCTACCTGGACGGCCATCTGCGCGCCGTGCACGCCGCGATCGCCGACGGGGCGGACGTCCGGGGATATCTGGTCTGGTCCTTGCTGGATAATTTCGAGTGGGCCTACGGCTACGGGCGTAGATTCGGGATCGTGCACGTCGACTTCGACACCCAGCGGCGTCTCTTCAAGGACAGCGCGCTGTGGTACCGCGAGGTCATCAAGCAGAACGGACTGCGGGGGAACTGA
- a CDS encoding LacI family DNA-binding transcriptional regulator, with the protein MRRPTLEAVAARAGVSRSTVSRVVNGQTTVTSDIRDLVMRAVNELGYVPNGAARNLATQRTNSVALVVSESPHRVFSDDPMFSTVIRSASIELEAVNKQVVLLLAGSPESHARVENYVAGGHVDGVMLVSSHGADPLPVALTRLRVPVISYGRPAVPVTMPYVDTDHVNGAATAVRHLLERGRRRIATISGPLDMIGGQDRLAGYREVLHDSDRRSIIAVGDFTRESGAVAMRQLLADDPEIDAVFAANDLMAIGAMHALRQAGRRIPDDIAVVGYDDIEAARYTDPPLTTIHNPHQEQAAAMVRLLLGLLDGEQVEPVIMPTELVVRTSS; encoded by the coding sequence ATGAGACGCCCTACCTTGGAGGCGGTCGCGGCCCGGGCCGGGGTCTCCCGCTCGACCGTCTCCAGGGTCGTGAACGGCCAGACCACGGTCACCTCGGACATCCGTGACCTGGTCATGCGCGCCGTGAACGAACTGGGCTACGTCCCCAACGGCGCCGCCAGGAATCTCGCCACCCAGCGCACCAACTCCGTCGCGCTGGTCGTCTCCGAGTCCCCGCACCGGGTGTTCTCCGACGATCCGATGTTCTCCACGGTCATCCGCTCGGCCAGCATCGAGCTGGAGGCCGTCAACAAGCAGGTCGTGCTGCTGCTGGCCGGATCGCCGGAGAGCCACGCCCGCGTGGAGAACTACGTCGCGGGCGGCCACGTGGACGGTGTCATGCTCGTGTCGAGCCACGGCGCCGACCCCCTGCCCGTCGCGCTGACCCGGCTGCGCGTCCCGGTCATCTCCTACGGCAGGCCCGCGGTGCCGGTGACCATGCCGTACGTCGACACCGACCACGTCAACGGCGCCGCCACGGCCGTGCGCCATCTGCTGGAGCGGGGGAGGCGGCGGATCGCCACGATCTCCGGGCCGCTGGACATGATCGGCGGCCAGGACCGCCTGGCCGGATACCGCGAGGTGCTCCACGACTCCGACCGCCGCTCGATCATCGCGGTCGGCGACTTCACCCGCGAGTCCGGCGCGGTCGCGATGCGGCAGCTGCTCGCCGACGACCCCGAGATCGACGCGGTGTTCGCCGCCAACGACCTGATGGCGATCGGCGCCATGCACGCGCTCCGCCAGGCGGGCCGCCGGATCCCGGACGACATCGCCGTCGTCGGCTACGACGACATAGAGGCCGCCCGCTACACCGACCCGCCGCTGACCACCATTCACAACCCGCACCAGGAGCAGGCCGCGGCCATGGTCCGGCTGCTGCTCGGCCTCCTGGACGGCGAGCAGGTCGAACCGGTGATCATGCCCACGGAGCTTGTCGTCAGGACGTCCTCGTAG